In a genomic window of Hyphomicrobiales bacterium:
- a CDS encoding alcohol dehydrogenase, translated as MKRQSITAYGAPLEETNVPLPVPQGSEVLVKVAHCGVCHSDLHLHEGHFELGGGKQLDVKDGRELPFTLGHEIEGTVEACGPDASGVTVGEHCVVYPWIGCGTCPNCEYGEEHLCERPRQIGIQVDGGYATHVMVPHPRYLVDCTGVPRELAGSYMCSGLTAFGALERLGNLGKRGPILIVGLGGVGMMGLAFAKAMFGIAPYVADIDPAKREAALAAGAAAAFDPSEQGIRRTFMKETGGGVFGAIDFVGAEGSLNFAQSVLRKSGKVVVVGLMGGAFSLPIPMFPLRGIAVEGTYVGTLDQAKRMLDMVREGKVDSIPVDLRPLSEANQSLDDLRAGKVTGRIVLTP; from the coding sequence ATGAAACGCCAGTCGATCACCGCCTATGGCGCACCGCTTGAGGAAACGAACGTTCCGCTGCCGGTGCCGCAGGGGTCCGAGGTTCTGGTCAAGGTGGCCCATTGCGGCGTCTGCCATTCCGACCTTCACCTGCACGAAGGGCATTTCGAGCTCGGCGGCGGCAAACAGCTCGACGTGAAGGACGGGCGCGAACTGCCGTTCACGCTTGGCCATGAAATCGAGGGAACGGTGGAAGCCTGCGGGCCGGATGCGAGCGGCGTCACCGTCGGCGAGCATTGCGTCGTCTATCCGTGGATCGGCTGCGGAACCTGCCCGAACTGCGAATATGGCGAGGAACATCTGTGCGAGCGGCCGCGCCAGATCGGCATTCAGGTCGATGGCGGCTACGCCACCCATGTGATGGTGCCGCATCCGCGCTACCTCGTCGACTGCACCGGCGTCCCCCGCGAGCTTGCCGGCAGTTACATGTGCTCGGGCCTGACCGCCTTTGGCGCGCTGGAACGGCTCGGCAATCTTGGCAAGCGCGGACCCATTCTGATCGTCGGACTTGGCGGTGTCGGCATGATGGGCCTCGCCTTTGCCAAGGCGATGTTCGGGATCGCGCCCTATGTCGCCGATATCGATCCGGCAAAGCGCGAGGCGGCGCTTGCCGCGGGCGCTGCTGCCGCCTTCGATCCGTCGGAACAGGGCATTCGCCGCACCTTCATGAAGGAGACTGGCGGCGGTGTATTCGGCGCGATCGATTTCGTCGGCGCGGAAGGCTCGCTCAATTTCGCGCAAAGCGTTCTGCGCAAGAGCGGCAAGGTCGTCGTCGTCGGGCTGATGGGCGGCGCGTTCTCACTGCCGATCCCGATGTTTCCGCTGCGCGGCATCGCGGTCGAGGGCACCTATGTCGGCACGCTCGATCAGGCAAAGCGCATGCTCGACATGGTCCGCGAAGGCAAGGTGGACTCGATCCCGGTCGATCTTCGTCCGCTATCGGAAGCCAATCAGAGCCTCGACGATCTGCGCGCCGGCAAGGTGACCGGGCGGATCGTGCTGACGCCGTAA
- a CDS encoding replicative DNA helicase: protein MASNAPRRSETAPLPRTAPHNVEAERQLLGSILTNNDTFYRVSDFLEPVHFFLEPHREIYQRASELIRAGKVASPITVKSFFPTDHRIGELSVTQYLLRLAADATTIINAEDYARVIYDLALRRNLIRIGEDMVNIAFDAPVDMPPKSQIEDAERRLFELAESGRYDGGFFTFSDALADAIDMAAAAYQRDGHLSGIATGLEDVDRLMGGLQRSDLLVLAGRPGMGKTALATNIAYNIARSYRGEEQPDGSLKAVDGGIVGFFSLEMSAEQLATRVLAEQAGIPSSEIRRGAIDEEQFAVLAATSREMQTVPLHIDQTGGLSIAQLAARARRLKRQKGLDVLIVDYLQLLQGSKRVSDGRVQEITEITTSLKALAKELAIPVIALSQLSRQVETRDDKRPQLSDLRESGSIEQDADVVLFVFREEYYMKNKKPKEGSEEFFTWQAEMERVAGVAELIVAKQRHGPTGTIDLQFDADVTRFSTLVRDDRLPSRMD from the coding sequence ATGGCCTCGAATGCACCCCGCCGTTCCGAAACCGCGCCGCTGCCGCGCACCGCGCCTCATAACGTCGAGGCGGAACGTCAGCTGCTCGGATCGATCCTGACCAACAACGACACGTTCTATCGCGTCTCGGATTTTCTCGAGCCGGTGCATTTCTTTCTCGAGCCGCATCGCGAGATCTATCAGCGTGCTTCGGAGCTGATCCGGGCGGGCAAGGTCGCTTCGCCGATCACCGTGAAGAGCTTCTTCCCGACCGATCACCGCATCGGCGAACTCTCGGTGACGCAATACCTGCTGCGCCTTGCAGCCGACGCGACGACTATCATCAACGCGGAAGATTATGCCCGCGTGATCTACGACCTGGCGCTGCGGCGCAACCTCATCCGCATCGGCGAGGACATGGTCAATATCGCCTTCGACGCGCCGGTCGACATGCCGCCGAAATCGCAGATCGAGGATGCCGAGCGCCGGCTGTTCGAACTGGCCGAAAGCGGCCGCTACGATGGCGGCTTCTTCACCTTTTCCGACGCGCTCGCCGATGCCATCGACATGGCGGCTGCTGCCTATCAGCGAGACGGCCATCTGTCGGGCATCGCCACCGGGCTTGAGGACGTCGACCGGCTGATGGGTGGTCTGCAGCGCTCGGACCTTCTGGTGCTCGCCGGTCGCCCGGGTATGGGCAAGACGGCGCTGGCCACCAACATCGCCTACAACATCGCCCGCTCCTATCGCGGCGAGGAACAGCCCGACGGCTCGCTGAAGGCGGTCGACGGCGGCATCGTCGGTTTCTTCTCGCTGGAAATGTCGGCCGAACAGCTCGCCACCCGTGTGCTCGCCGAGCAGGCCGGCATCCCGTCTTCGGAAATCCGCCGCGGCGCCATTGATGAGGAGCAGTTCGCGGTGCTCGCCGCGACCAGCCGCGAGATGCAGACCGTGCCGCTGCATATCGACCAGACCGGTGGCCTGTCGATCGCCCAGCTTGCGGCGCGGGCACGCCGGCTGAAGCGGCAAAAGGGTCTCGACGTTCTGATCGTCGACTATCTGCAACTGCTGCAGGGCTCGAAGCGCGTCTCCGACGGGCGCGTGCAGGAAATCACCGAAATCACCACTTCGCTGAAGGCGCTCGCCAAGGAACTCGCGATTCCCGTCATCGCGCTCTCGCAATTGTCGCGTCAGGTGGAAACGCGCGACGACAAGCGGCCGCAGCTCTCAGACCTTCGCGAATCGGGTTCGATCGAACAGGACGCCGACGTCGTGCTTTTCGTGTTCCGCGAGGAGTACTACATGAAGAACAAGAAGCCGAAGGAAGGTTCGGAGGAGTTCTTCACCTGGCAGGCCGAAATGGAGCGCGTTGCCGGCGTTGCCGAACTGATCGTCGCCAAGCAGCGTCACGGACCGACCGGCACGATCGATTTGCAGTTCGACGCCGACGTCACCCGTTTCTCGACGCTGGTGCGCGACGACCGGCTGCCCTCGCGCATGGACTGA
- a CDS encoding 50S ribosomal protein L9, with translation MKVILLERIARLGQMGDTVKVRPGYARNFLLPQGKALRATAANMARFEEQRAQLEARNLERKQEAEVVAGKLNGESFIVIRQAAETGQLYGSVSTRDIAEGLEAGGFTVARNQVALATPIKTIGLHSVQIILHPEVDATVTVNVARSEDEATRQAHGEDLTQRDEGFVLEVEDEDEEGEENFEAPAEAEAEAETSDEQ, from the coding sequence ATGAAAGTCATTCTTCTCGAACGCATCGCCAGGCTCGGCCAGATGGGCGACACGGTTAAGGTTCGCCCGGGCTACGCCCGTAACTTCCTGCTGCCGCAGGGCAAGGCGCTTCGTGCCACCGCCGCCAACATGGCTCGCTTCGAAGAGCAGCGCGCCCAGCTCGAGGCCCGCAACCTGGAGCGCAAGCAGGAAGCCGAAGTCGTCGCCGGCAAGCTGAACGGCGAGAGCTTCATCGTCATCCGTCAGGCGGCCGAAACCGGCCAGCTCTACGGTTCGGTGTCGACCCGCGATATTGCCGAAGGGCTGGAAGCCGGCGGCTTCACGGTTGCCCGCAACCAGGTCGCCCTGGCCACGCCGATCAAGACGATCGGCCTGCATTCGGTCCAGATCATCCTCCATCCGGAAGTCGACGCGACGGTGACCGTCAACGTCGCCCGTTCGGAAGACGAAGCAACCCGTCAGGCGCACGGTGAAGACCTCACCCAGCGTGACGAAGGCTTCGTGCTCGAGGTCGAGGACGAGGACGAAGAAGGCGAAGAAAACTTCGAAGCTCCGGCAGAGGCAGAGGCCGAAGCCGAGACCAGCGACGAACAGTAA
- a CDS encoding guanylate kinase, translated as MLVLSSPSGAGKSTIARTLLQQESKRMELSVSVTTREKRPSEIDGVHYHFITRKAFEALRDRDELLEWAEVHGNYYGTPREPVEAALEAGRDVLFDIDWQGTLQLYDTAREDIVSIFILPPSMDELESRLVRRAEDSAETIAKRLANARTEIAHWNEYDFVLVNDELEKAYSEVNAILTAARLERGRASGMAGFVATLLEGGDA; from the coding sequence ATGCTGGTGCTGTCGTCGCCGTCGGGCGCCGGCAAGTCGACCATCGCACGCACCCTGCTGCAGCAGGAAAGCAAGCGCATGGAACTCTCTGTGTCGGTCACGACGCGCGAGAAGCGTCCGAGCGAGATCGATGGCGTTCACTACCACTTCATCACCCGCAAGGCCTTCGAGGCGCTGCGCGACCGCGATGAACTGCTTGAATGGGCCGAAGTGCACGGCAATTACTACGGCACCCCGCGCGAGCCGGTCGAGGCGGCGCTCGAAGCCGGCCGCGATGTCCTCTTCGACATCGACTGGCAGGGAACGCTGCAGCTCTACGACACCGCGCGCGAGGACATCGTCTCGATCTTTATCCTGCCGCCGTCGATGGACGAGTTGGAGTCCCGACTGGTGCGCCGCGCCGAAGACAGCGCCGAGACGATTGCCAAGCGGCTTGCCAATGCGCGCACCGAGATCGCGCACTGGAACGAATACGACTTCGTTCTCGTCAATGACGAGCTGGAAAAGGCCTATTCCGAGGTCAACGCAATCCTTACCGCCGCGCGCCTTGAGCGCGGCCGGGCCTCCGGCATGGCCGGCTTCGTCGCCACCCTGCTGGAAGGCGGCGACGCTTAA
- a CDS encoding 16S rRNA (adenine(1518)-N(6)/adenine(1519)-N(6))-dimethyltransferase has product MAQIDDLPPLREVIRAHELSARKSLGQNFLLDLNLTSRIARSAGDLSDTIVVEVGPGPGGLTRAILAAGAKRLIAVERDRRCMAALAEIAAHYPGRLDVIEGDALEVDWPAALGGERAAIIANLPYNVATPLLIGWLQAEPWPAWWSSATLMFQREVAERIVAAPGDKAYGRLAVITGWRANARILFDVPPQAFTPPPKVVSSIVHVVPKPDPEPVPCALLEEVTGAAFGQRRKMLRSSLKALKADTETLIASAGLDPQQRAETVPISGFIALAQGLAEQRGKPA; this is encoded by the coding sequence ATGGCGCAGATCGACGATTTGCCGCCGCTGCGCGAGGTAATCCGCGCGCATGAGCTGTCGGCGCGCAAGTCTCTCGGCCAGAACTTCCTGCTCGATCTCAATCTGACCTCGCGTATCGCCCGCTCGGCCGGCGATCTCAGCGACACGATCGTGGTCGAGGTCGGCCCCGGTCCCGGCGGTCTGACGCGCGCCATTCTGGCGGCAGGCGCCAAGAGGCTGATCGCGGTCGAGCGCGACCGGCGCTGCATGGCGGCGCTCGCCGAAATCGCAGCGCATTATCCCGGTCGGCTTGACGTCATCGAGGGCGACGCGCTGGAGGTCGACTGGCCGGCGGCGCTTGGCGGCGAGCGGGCCGCCATCATCGCCAATTTGCCCTACAACGTCGCCACGCCGCTTCTGATCGGCTGGCTGCAGGCCGAACCGTGGCCGGCATGGTGGTCATCGGCAACGCTGATGTTCCAACGCGAGGTCGCCGAACGCATCGTTGCCGCGCCGGGCGACAAGGCCTATGGCCGGCTCGCCGTCATCACCGGCTGGCGGGCGAACGCGCGTATCCTGTTCGATGTGCCGCCGCAGGCCTTCACGCCGCCGCCGAAGGTCGTCTCGAGCATCGTCCATGTGGTGCCCAAGCCCGACCCCGAACCGGTTCCTTGCGCGCTTCTGGAAGAGGTCACCGGTGCTGCTTTCGGGCAGCGTCGCAAGATGCTGCGCTCAAGCCTGAAGGCGCTCAAGGCCGACACCGAAACACTGATCGCGTCTGCCGGTCTCGATCCGCAGCAACGCGCGGAGACGGTGCCGATATCGGGCTTCATTGCGCTCGCCCAAGGCCTTGCGGAACAGCGGGGCAAGCCGGCATAG
- the rpsR gene encoding 30S ribosomal protein S18, whose translation MADASARRPFFRRRKSCPFSGANAPKIDYKDLKLLQRYISERGKIVPSRITAVSAKKQRELARAIKRARFLGLLPYVIS comes from the coding sequence ATGGCTGACGCATCTGCTCGCCGCCCCTTCTTCCGTCGTCGCAAGTCGTGCCCGTTCTCCGGCGCCAACGCGCCGAAGATCGACTACAAGGACCTCAAGCTGCTGCAGCGCTACATTTCCGAGCGCGGCAAGATCGTTCCGAGCCGCATCACCGCGGTGTCGGCGAAGAAGCAGCGTGAACTGGCCCGCGCCATCAAGCGCGCCCGCTTCCTGGGCCTGCTGCCCTACGTGATCAGCTAA
- a CDS encoding acyl carrier protein has translation MSDIADRVKKIVVEHLGVDAEKVTDNASFIDDLGADSLDTVELVMAFEEEFGVEIPDDAAETILTVGDAVGFLEKNVA, from the coding sequence ATGAGCGACATCGCAGATCGGGTGAAGAAGATCGTCGTCGAGCATCTCGGTGTGGATGCCGAGAAGGTGACGGATAACGCCAGCTTTATCGACGACCTGGGCGCTGACAGCCTTGATACCGTCGAGCTCGTGATGGCTTTCGAAGAAGAGTTCGGCGTTGAAATCCCGGACGATGCCGCCGAGACGATTCTGACCGTCGGCGACGCCGTTGGTTTCCTGGAAAAGAACGTCGCCTGA
- a CDS encoding beta-ketoacyl-ACP reductase: MFDLSGKTALVTGATGGIGGAIAEALHAQGATVVLSGTRAERLEDLASKLGERVHIAAANLSDRADVDGLIAKAEAAAGQVDILVNNAGITRDMLFMRMKDEDWDAVIEVNLTAGFRLCRSALKGMMKRRFGRIIGITSVVGTTGNPGQGNYAAAKAGMVGMSKSLAQEVASRGITVNTVAPGFIDTAMTEALNDKQREAILTAVPAGRLGTGEDVAAAVAYLASDEAAYVTGQTLHVNGGMAMI; the protein is encoded by the coding sequence ATGTTTGATCTGAGCGGCAAGACCGCGCTTGTGACCGGCGCAACCGGCGGCATTGGCGGCGCCATCGCCGAGGCACTGCATGCGCAGGGTGCCACCGTGGTGCTGTCCGGCACCCGTGCCGAACGGCTCGAGGACCTCGCCTCCAAGCTCGGCGAACGTGTTCACATTGCGGCCGCCAATCTCTCCGACCGCGCCGATGTCGACGGGCTGATCGCCAAGGCCGAGGCCGCTGCGGGTCAGGTCGATATTCTGGTCAACAATGCCGGCATTACTCGCGACATGCTGTTCATGCGCATGAAGGATGAGGACTGGGACGCCGTCATCGAGGTCAACCTCACAGCGGGCTTCCGCCTTTGCCGCTCGGCGCTGAAGGGTATGATGAAGCGCCGCTTCGGCCGCATCATCGGCATCACCTCGGTCGTCGGCACCACCGGCAACCCGGGGCAGGGTAATTATGCCGCAGCAAAGGCCGGCATGGTCGGCATGTCGAAGTCGCTCGCGCAGGAAGTCGCGAGCCGCGGCATCACCGTCAACACCGTCGCGCCGGGCTTCATCGACACCGCGATGACCGAAGCGCTGAACGACAAGCAGCGCGAGGCGATTCTGACTGCGGTTCCCGCCGGACGGTTGGGAACCGGCGAGGACGTGGCCGCCGCGGTGGCCTATCTGGCCAGCGATGAAGCGGCCTACGTGACCGGCCAGACGCTGCACGTCAATGGCGGCATGGCGATGATCTAA
- the fabD gene encoding [acyl-carrier-protein] S-malonyltransferase, whose translation MTIAFTFPGQGSQAVGMGKDLADTYPEAAAVFEEVDAALGEKLTDTMWNGPADALTLTANAQPALMAVSLAAMRVLEARGLDLAASVSYVAGHSLGEYSALAAAGSLSIADAARLLRTRGRAMQEAVPVGEGAMAALLGLDLDAAAKVAAEAAEGAVCEVANDNADGQVVISGHRAAIERALDIAKAAGAKRAVLLPVSAPFHCSLMAPAADVMAEALAAVEIKAPKVPLIANVVAGPVSDAGQIRNNLVAQVTGSVRWRESVAWLAGNGVGTLAEIGSGKVLSGLAKRIAKGVETVTVNGPADIDPLLARLG comes from the coding sequence ATGACCATCGCCTTCACCTTTCCTGGACAGGGTAGTCAGGCGGTCGGTATGGGCAAGGACCTTGCCGATACCTATCCCGAAGCCGCCGCCGTGTTTGAGGAAGTCGACGCCGCGCTCGGTGAAAAGCTCACCGATACGATGTGGAACGGCCCGGCCGATGCGCTCACACTGACGGCGAACGCCCAGCCGGCTTTGATGGCCGTCAGCCTCGCTGCAATGCGGGTGCTAGAGGCGCGCGGGCTCGATCTGGCCGCTTCCGTCTCCTACGTCGCCGGCCATTCGCTCGGTGAATATTCCGCGCTCGCCGCCGCCGGCAGCCTGAGCATCGCCGATGCGGCCCGCCTCTTGCGCACGCGCGGGCGCGCCATGCAGGAAGCCGTTCCGGTCGGTGAGGGCGCCATGGCGGCGCTTCTCGGACTCGACCTTGACGCGGCCGCAAAAGTCGCAGCCGAAGCGGCTGAAGGCGCGGTTTGCGAGGTCGCCAACGATAACGCCGACGGTCAGGTTGTGATTTCGGGCCATCGTGCCGCGATCGAACGCGCGCTCGATATCGCCAAGGCCGCGGGCGCCAAGCGCGCCGTACTCCTGCCGGTCAGCGCGCCGTTTCATTGTTCCTTGATGGCGCCGGCTGCCGACGTCATGGCCGAGGCGCTTGCTGCCGTCGAGATCAAGGCGCCGAAGGTTCCGCTGATTGCCAATGTGGTCGCCGGCCCGGTCAGCGACGCCGGCCAGATCCGTAACAACCTCGTCGCCCAGGTGACCGGGTCCGTGCGCTGGCGCGAATCCGTCGCATGGCTTGCCGGCAACGGTGTTGGCACGCTGGCCGAGATCGGCTCGGGCAAGGTGCTGAGCGGTCTCGCCAAGCGTATTGCCAAGGGCGTCGAAACCGTTACCGTCAATGGCCCGGCGGATATCGATCCGCTGCTTGCCCGGCTTGGCTGA
- the fabF gene encoding beta-ketoacyl-[acyl-carrier-protein] synthase II yields MRRVVVTGLGMVTPLGTDVDVTWKRILAGDSGARRVESFEVSDLGCQIACQVPVDPAEEGYFDADRWMEAKERRKVDDFIVYAMAAADQAIADSGWTPTKYEDQIRTGVLIGSGIGGLQGIEEGANTLRDRGPRRVSPFFIPGRLINLASGYVSIRHGLKGPNHAVVTACSTGAHAIGDASRLIALGDAEVMVAGGTESPICRLALAGFAACRALSTGFNDDPQHASRPYDRRRDGFVMGEGAGIVVLEEYEHAKARGAKIYAEVIGYGMSGDAYHITAPAEDGDGAYRCMSAAIARAGVTASDIDYVNAHGTSTPLGDEIELGAIQRLAGDAADGMTMSSTKSATGHLLGAAGAVEAIFTVLAIRDSMAPPTINLDDPSVETKIDLVPHKPKPMSIDVALSNSFGFGGTNASLVFRKVS; encoded by the coding sequence ATGCGACGAGTCGTCGTTACTGGTCTTGGAATGGTTACGCCACTCGGAACCGATGTGGACGTGACCTGGAAGCGCATCCTTGCGGGTGACAGCGGCGCGCGGCGCGTGGAATCTTTCGAGGTTTCCGATCTCGGGTGTCAGATCGCCTGTCAGGTGCCGGTCGATCCTGCGGAAGAAGGCTATTTCGATGCCGACCGCTGGATGGAGGCCAAGGAACGGCGCAAGGTCGACGACTTCATCGTCTATGCGATGGCAGCCGCCGACCAGGCGATCGCCGACTCCGGGTGGACCCCGACGAAATACGAAGACCAGATCCGGACCGGTGTACTGATCGGTTCGGGTATTGGTGGCCTGCAAGGCATCGAAGAAGGGGCGAACACCCTGCGTGATCGCGGCCCGCGCCGCGTTTCGCCCTTCTTCATTCCCGGTCGCCTGATCAATCTTGCATCCGGCTACGTCTCGATCCGGCATGGCCTCAAGGGGCCGAATCACGCCGTGGTCACGGCCTGCTCGACCGGCGCGCACGCCATTGGCGATGCGTCCCGCCTGATCGCGCTCGGCGATGCCGAAGTGATGGTCGCGGGCGGCACCGAGTCTCCGATTTGCCGTCTGGCGCTGGCCGGCTTTGCCGCGTGCCGTGCGCTCTCGACCGGCTTCAACGACGATCCCCAGCACGCTTCGCGCCCCTACGACCGCCGTCGTGACGGCTTCGTCATGGGCGAGGGTGCCGGCATCGTCGTTCTCGAGGAATACGAACACGCCAAGGCGCGTGGCGCGAAGATCTACGCCGAGGTCATCGGCTACGGCATGTCCGGCGACGCCTATCACATCACGGCACCCGCCGAGGATGGCGACGGCGCCTATCGCTGCATGTCGGCTGCAATCGCACGCGCCGGCGTCACCGCGTCCGACATCGACTACGTCAACGCCCACGGCACATCGACCCCGCTCGGCGACGAGATCGAACTCGGCGCCATTCAGCGGCTTGCCGGGGATGCCGCCGACGGCATGACGATGTCATCGACCAAGTCGGCGACCGGCCATCTGCTCGGTGCGGCTGGTGCGGTCGAGGCGATCTTCACCGTGCTCGCGATCCGCGACAGCATGGCGCCGCCGACCATCAATCTCGACGACCCCTCGGTCGAGACAAAGATCGATCTGGTTCCGCACAAGCCCAAGCCGATGTCGATCGACGTCGCGCTGTCGAATTCCTTCGGCTTTGGTGGGACCAACGCGTCGCTGGTCTTCCGCAAGGTTTCCTGA
- a CDS encoding YicC family protein has translation MTLASMTGFARTEGSHGTTRWAWELRSVNGKGLDLRIRLANGFERLEPQLREMVRKMFARGSVSANLTVTTDRPAQMPRINEEACLALYEQASKLAERAGSPAPEFSTILGLKGVVDFADSEDEADREVLEAAMAADFVRCLESLRDARFSEGKAVSDVIHGHIDTIARLTDEAENNPARSAEAIRARLADLLETITSANADIDPQRLHQEAAMLATKADIREELDRLHAHVEAARALLAGGGPVGRKLDFLAQEFNRETNTLCSKSNDVTLTRTGLDLKAVVDQMREQIQNLE, from the coding sequence ATGACGCTTGCAAGCATGACCGGCTTTGCCCGCACCGAAGGCAGCCACGGCACCACCCGCTGGGCGTGGGAACTGCGCTCGGTCAATGGCAAGGGCCTTGATCTGCGCATTCGGCTTGCCAACGGCTTCGAACGGCTCGAACCGCAATTGCGCGAAATGGTGCGCAAGATGTTCGCGCGCGGGTCTGTCTCCGCGAACCTCACCGTCACCACCGACCGCCCGGCCCAAATGCCGCGCATCAACGAGGAAGCCTGTCTGGCGCTCTATGAGCAGGCGAGCAAGCTGGCGGAACGGGCGGGAAGTCCGGCGCCGGAATTCTCGACGATCCTCGGCCTGAAAGGCGTCGTCGACTTCGCCGACAGCGAGGACGAAGCCGACCGCGAAGTGCTTGAGGCCGCGATGGCGGCTGATTTCGTGCGCTGCCTCGAAAGCCTGCGCGATGCCCGTTTCAGCGAAGGCAAGGCGGTCTCCGATGTCATCCATGGCCATATCGACACCATTGCCCGCCTGACCGACGAGGCCGAAAACAACCCGGCCCGCAGCGCCGAGGCGATCCGCGCGCGCCTGGCCGATCTGCTGGAGACGATCACCTCGGCCAATGCCGACATCGATCCGCAGCGTTTGCATCAGGAAGCCGCGATGCTGGCAACCAAAGCCGACATCCGCGAGGAACTCGACCGGCTGCACGCCCATGTCGAGGCCGCCCGCGCGCTGCTCGCCGGTGGCGGCCCGGTCGGCCGCAAGCTCGATTTCCTTGCCCAGGAATTCAACCGCGAAACCAATACGCTGTGCTCGAAATCGAACGACGTGACGCTGACGCGAACCGGGCTCGACCTGAAGGCGGTCGTCGATCAGATGCGCGAGCAGATCCAGAATCTGGAATAG
- a CDS encoding 30S ribosomal protein S6, whose amino-acid sequence MPLYEHVLLARQDISSQQVEQLIDQFKGVIEGNGGKITKVENWGLKGLAYRVKKNRKAHYALMNIEAPHEAVAEMERQMRLHEDILRYMTIRVDEHEEGQSAMLQKRDRDDRRGPRGDRGDRGDRGDRGPREDRGPREDRGPRR is encoded by the coding sequence ATGCCGCTTTACGAGCATGTTCTGCTGGCACGTCAGGATATTTCCAGCCAGCAGGTCGAACAGCTTATCGACCAGTTCAAGGGCGTCATTGAAGGCAATGGCGGCAAGATCACCAAGGTCGAGAACTGGGGTCTGAAGGGCCTCGCCTATCGCGTCAAGAAGAACCGCAAGGCGCATTACGCGCTGATGAACATCGAAGCGCCGCACGAAGCGGTTGCCGAGATGGAGCGGCAGATGCGCCTCCACGAAGACATCCTGCGCTACATGACCATCCGCGTCGACGAGCACGAGGAAGGCCAGTCGGCGATGCTGCAGAAGCGCGACCGTGATGACCGCCGCGGCCCGCGCGGTGATCGTGGCGACCGCGGCGATCGCGGTGATCGTGGCCCGCGCGAAGACCGTGGTCCGCGCGAAGATCGCGGCCCGCGCCGCTAA
- a CDS encoding endolytic transglycosylase MltG, which produces MADRSNEPGLRPSPKSPREAIEPEQAPPPPSRSRHVRHPVIMVLNLMMTLLVVGVIAVGGVLYWGKSKFEEPGPLAADRTVIIPNGATLDSITTLLKRNGVISEGWVFSTGVQVYKQANKLKAGEYLFKARASMGDVMETIVQGKAILHSVTVPEGYSSKQIVAKLMEQDLLTGDIEVVPEEGTLLPETYKYTRGTTRQQMIDKMKAAHDRAVKEIWGRRAENLPIKTPEEMVILASIVEKETGKADERTRVAGVFVNRLNKGMRLESDPTILYGLYGGDAWDRSRTLYRSELNKENPYSTYQINGLPPGPIANPGRAALEAVVNPSRTNDLFFVADGTGGHAFAETLDDHNRNVNRWRKVERDRKAAREAQEKEAAAEKAAAEKADAETAEGGDAAAEDKPAAN; this is translated from the coding sequence ATGGCTGATCGCTCCAACGAACCGGGCCTGCGCCCGAGCCCGAAGAGTCCGCGTGAAGCGATCGAACCGGAGCAGGCACCGCCGCCGCCATCCCGGTCGCGCCATGTTCGCCATCCGGTGATCATGGTCCTCAACCTGATGATGACGCTGCTCGTCGTCGGTGTGATCGCCGTCGGTGGCGTTCTCTATTGGGGCAAGAGCAAGTTCGAGGAGCCCGGGCCGCTCGCCGCCGACCGCACGGTCATTATTCCGAACGGCGCCACGCTCGATTCCATCACCACCCTGTTGAAGCGCAACGGAGTGATCTCGGAGGGCTGGGTCTTCTCGACCGGCGTCCAGGTCTACAAGCAGGCCAACAAGCTGAAGGCCGGCGAGTATCTGTTCAAGGCGCGCGCCAGCATGGGCGATGTCATGGAGACGATTGTCCAGGGCAAGGCGATTCTGCATTCCGTGACGGTGCCTGAAGGCTATTCCAGCAAGCAGATCGTCGCCAAGCTGATGGAGCAGGATCTGCTCACCGGCGATATCGAGGTCGTGCCGGAAGAGGGCACGTTGCTGCCTGAAACCTACAAGTATACGCGCGGCACGACGCGCCAGCAGATGATCGACAAGATGAAGGCGGCGCACGACCGCGCGGTCAAGGAGATCTGGGGCCGGCGCGCCGAGAACCTGCCGATCAAGACGCCTGAAGAAATGGTCATCCTTGCCTCCATCGTCGAGAAGGAAACCGGCAAGGCCGACGAGCGCACCCGCGTTGCCGGTGTCTTCGTCAATCGCCTGAACAAGGGCATGCGGCTCGAGTCGGATCCGACCATTCTCTACGGCCTGTATGGCGGCGACGCCTGGGATCGTTCGCGCACGCTCTATCGCAGCGAGCTGAACAAGGAAAATCCCTACAGCACCTATCAGATCAACGGCCTGCCGCCGGGACCGATCGCCAACCCGGGCCGTGCGGCGCTCGAGGCCGTGGTCAACCCGTCGCGCACCAACGATCTGTTCTTCGTCGCGGACGGCACGGGCGGCCATGCCTTCGCCGAGACGCTCGACGACCACAACCGCAACGTCAATCGCTGGCGCAAGGTCGAGCGGGATCGCAAGGCAGCCCGCGAGGCGCAGGAAAAAGAAGCCGCGGCCGAGAAGGCAGCGGCTGAGAAGGCGGATGCCGAAACTGCCGAAGGCGGCGACGCGGCTGCCGAGGACAAGCCCGCGGCGAACTGA